In the genome of Phlebotomus papatasi isolate M1 chromosome 2, Ppap_2.1, whole genome shotgun sequence, one region contains:
- the LOC129800334 gene encoding uncharacterized protein LOC129800334, translating to MVVPFETVVNEQGQTVHKPLYSAIPSPSAPSFDDVFNLCRPDTKVCFLVHNPNEGGRDIVVERRAILESGTKLADIINSFPNGKKVVLKYENIEIFAELLRFIETKFFKPKDVAECQQIFQAAAQYDCQELKERCIKFLDNNLSLDNVIEIFVLMHSHSNGTKIPPFKSQGCCRRAKREFSSTDEVISALLENCLQLIDTNAKEILSSQEIYSLSYSQLELILTRDTLQVGSEVNVIKVLEEWSRLACQERKLELTDENRRKVLGALCYAPRYLTMPTKSFDIVFSRVELLDENEKNLVIDVIKNRRNSSITSDQLKMIDSFRRNRTKRPSMPIHLSDRTDPKNYSRKMRRNTEGTSNRFNSGLSEFQSYLAKKS from the exons ATGGTGGTGCCATTTGAGACCGTTGTGAACGAACAAGGTCAGACGGTCCATAAGCCACTGTATTCGGCTATTCCATCACCATCAGCTCCATCATTCGACGACGTCTTCAATCTCTGCCGACCCGACACAAAAGTGTGTTTCCTGGTACACAATCCAAATGAAGGTGGCAGGGATATTGTTGTGGAACGTCGGGCAATCCTCGAGAGTGGCACAAAATTGGCCGATATCATCAACAGTTTTCCCAATGGCAAAAAAGTCGTCCTTAAGTATGAGAACATCGAGATCTTTGCAGAGCTCCTTCG attCATTGAGACAAAATTCTTCAAACCGAAAGATGTTGCAGAATGCCAGCAAATCTTTCAAGCTGCTGCTCAATATGACTGTCAGGAATTGAAGGAGCGATGCATCAAATTCCTGGACAACAATCTATCGTTGGACAATGTGATTGAGATATTTGTATTGATGCACTCTCACTCAAATGGCACAAAGATTCCACCATTCAAGAGTCAGGGTTGCTGTCGGAGAGCCAAAAGGGAATTCTCATCAACTGACGAAGTTATCAGTGCACTTTTGGAAAACTGCCTCCAGTTGATAGACACAAATGCCAAGGAAATTCTTAGTTCTCAGGAAATCTACTCACTCAGCTACAGTCAATTGGAGCTTATCCTCACGCGGGACACTCTTCAAGTGGGATCAGAAGTGAATGTGATAAAGGTGCTGGAGGAATGGAGTCGTCTGGCGTGCCAAGAGAGAAAACTCGAACTCACTGATGAAAATCGACGAAAGGTTCTTGGGGCTCTCTGTTATGCACCAAG ATACCTAACAATGCCGACCAAATCTTTCGATATTGTGTTCAGCAGAGTAGAGCTGCTGGATGAAAATGAGAAGAATCTTGTGATTGACGTCATAAAAAATCGCCGGAACTCCAGTATAACATCAGACCAGCTGAAAATGATAGATAGTTTCAGGAGGAACCGGACGAAGCGACCGTCTATGCCAATTCATCTGAGTGATCGCACGGACCCAAAGAACTATTCCAGGAAGATGAGGAGAAACACTGAGGGAACAAGTAACAG gtTCAATTCTGGCCTCAGTGAATTTCAATCTTATTTGGCCAAGAAAAGTTag
- the LOC129800339 gene encoding uncharacterized protein LOC129800339 gives MSLLEKKWPNSQRPQKRNWTWDETKCLLDKMIINMNDKPYDKKLFKSREMLLKLERQLQAQGIRRDSYQIAIKIKNMRKVFFTAISTPPDQYHKREDFMEEMREVFDPLYEYPGINRQDDPLEFKKEEDIDDSSDHGDPFENTEMTSFDDTAEDQDKPISAAADSFPESTAPGSSKFQSADSGSRKRKRRDEPSDLILATKMLIDAQRQLFEEQARRDQEEAEKDRELLRSLLNKLSK, from the exons atgagccttctggagaaaaaatggcCAAATTCCCAAAGACCACAGAAGAGAAATTGGACGTGGGATGAAACAAAGTGTTTGCTGGATAAAATGATTATTAACATGAATGATAAGCCTTACGACAAGAAGCTCTTCAAGTCAAGAGAGATGCTGCTCAAGCTGGAGCGCCAATTGCAGGCTCAGGGAATACGCCGCGATTCTTACCAAATTGCCATTAAGATTAAGAATATGAGAAAGGTATTTTTCACAGCAATATCGACACCACCGGATCAGTATCACAAAAGGGAAGATTTTATGGAGGAAATGAGGGAGGTTTTTGATCCCCTTTACGAGTATCCAGGAATAAATCGCC AAGATGATCCTCTGGAGTTCAAAAAGGAGGAGGACATTGATGATTCATCAGATCATGGAGATCCCTTTGAAAATACAGAAATGACATCGTTTGATGATACAGCAGAAGATCAAGACAAACCCATTTCAGCGGCAGCAGACAGCTTTCCGGAATCCACAGCTCCTGGATCAAGTAAATTCCAGTCAGCTGACTCAGGCTCTCGAAAGAGAAAGAGAAGGGATGAACCGAGTGACCTAATTCTGGCTACAAAGATGCTTATAGATGCCCAGAGACAACTCTTTGAGGAACAAGCTCGAAGGGATCAGGAAGAAGCTGAGAAGGACCGTGAACTACTTAGAAGTTTACTTAACAAACTTTCCAAATAA
- the LOC129800346 gene encoding N-alpha-acetyltransferase daf-31, with protein sequence MNIRCAKPEDLMNMQHCNLLCLPENYQMKYYFYHGLTWPQLSYVAEDDKGNIVGYVLAKMEEPDPGEESKHGHITSLAVKRSYRRLGLAQKLMNQASKAMVECFDAQYVSLHVRKSNRAALNLYTNSLGFKILEIEPKYYADGEDAYSMRRDLSEFCKQNSQDKGVVERNSKADVSGNHSSSDHHHHDGHCC encoded by the exons ATGAATATTCGCTGTGCAAAGCCTGAAGATCTCATGAATATGCAGCACTGCAATTTGCTGTGTCTGCCGGAGAACTATCAGATGAAATACTACTTCTATCACGGACTCACATGGCCCCAGCTCAGTTATGTGGCCGAGGATGACAAAGGGAATATTGTTGGGTATGTGCTGGCAAAGATGGAAGAACCAGATCCGGGCGAGGAAAGTAAACACGGACATATCACATCTCTCGCCGTAAAGAGGTCCTACCGTCGTCTTGGTCTAGCACAGAAACTTATGAATCAA GCATCGAAGGCCATGGTGGAGTGTTTTGATGCTCAGTACGTGTCCCTCCATGTGCGCAAGAGTAATAGGGCTGCGCTCAATCTCTACACAAATTCCCTGGGCTTTAAGATACTCGAAATTGAGCCCAAATACTATGCCGATGGTGAAGATGCCTACTCAATGCGACGCGATCTGTCTGAGTTCTGCAAGCAGAACAGTCAGGATAAAGGTGTTGTTGAGCGCAATTCAAAGGCTGATGTTAGTGGGAATCATTCATCTTCCGATCATCATCATCACGACGGACACTGCTGCTGA
- the LOC129800340 gene encoding protein TSSC4, with translation MDNSGGSHFENRRKLLFDSLNTAEKAIKGTILEQSDSTSERNRQSLGRPKVDKKEETRHVMKFRGRESIFKRPEAPISQCLRPRQRPDYQVHPHKWTKYSLDDVDTSDHTNTAAALAFLAEAEQRRKHEKMEEDTEISEEAPDKVVFRKSAKLKKIVEDKRREDTAPEDGGPTFRSSKVVMPEYVVGQAPKREKKKTSHTKSSERGKELKLDHLFEAEEDE, from the exons ATGGACAATTCGGGAGGGTCTCATTTTGAAAATCGCCGGAAACTTCTCTTTGACTCTCTCAATACAGCTGAGAAGGCAATTAAAGGCACAATTCTTGAACAGAGTGACTCAACAAGTGAACGGAATAGACAGTCACTGGGGCGACCAAAAGTGGACAAAAAAGAAGAAACGCGACATGTTATGAAGTTCCGGGGACGTGAGAGTATATTCAAGCGTCCGGAAGCACCTATATCACAGTGCTTGAGACCTCGACAGCGTCCGGATTATCAG GTGCACCCTCACAAGTGGACGAAATACTCCCTGGACGATGTAGATACTTCTGATCACACAAACACAGCAGCAGCTTTGGCCTTCCTGGCAGAAGCCGAGCAACGCCGGAAGCATGAGAAGATGGAAGAAGACACAGAGATATCTGAAGAAGCTCCAGACAAAGTTGTGTTTAGGAAATCCGCTAAATTGAAGAAGATAGTGGAAGATAAGAGGAGAGAGGACACTGCTCCTGAAGATGGAGGCCCTACATTCCGCTCCTCAAAGGTTGTCATGCCAGAATATGTTGTTGGACAGGCGCCAAAGCGTGAGAAAAAGAAGACCAGCCATACAAAGTCTTCAGAACGAGGAAAAGAACTCAAATTGGATCATTTATTTGAGGCTGAGGAGGATGAGtag